TTGTTACATCACAAAGAAAATTTATTCTATCATTCCAATTTTATCAtgactttatctttttaatcCTAATGActtcatatatttgttttctatgtctgttaatttgtgttttttaaaatgtatcaggGACCTGGGGGATCCCAGTCAAAAGCACATTTGCAGCCTATTGAGTTTTAATAGTTGgataaaatagaatagataGAAATGTTTGACATGGTTCCTAATTCAACACTAGGGGAATAGGGACCCTCTGTCAGTCATTTTGAAAACTTCCTCAGATTTCATCATGTGCTCTGTCTTTTTTCGTTTTacacaatatgcaaattaaCTGTAACTTTCCTAGAACAATagcattctgtttttttttctccttcagatGACATTTACGGTGATGGTAGGTAGTGTAGCTAACAGGATGATGTTATGATGAGTTTGATGAGTGTAAAAACCTTTCAATTCTGCAAATGGAATGACATGAAATGAGTGAATTTCTGTATTATTTGAACTGCAAGACATGCATCTGTGACAGCTTGCAACAACTGTTGTTACTAAATTGAGTTGCCACATACAACTGTCATTCAAGAACATGGTGTTATATGTAACACAGCAGCATTTGTTGTTCTCTAACTCAAACCAAAACGTTGGAAACGAAGctgattcatgtttttattctgtttcatGTTGTATGCATAATAGCTACTTTGTGCGTCATGCTCATTTTCTATTTTGCACATATGGCTCCCTGTAACTGTGCCACTCTGCCTTTTGGTGTGCTGAGTAGTTATTAGCAGGTTTAGGATTTATATAGTTTATGTCAGAATAAATCCAGACAAACCAAAACTCATTGataaaacacttattttaaccaGTTCACCCGTTGATCACTAAAATTGCATATTTTGATATTGCTAGACAAACCCCCACCGTTACCTCGGTGAGActgtaaaacatgcaaattaaaaaacaatgaattcatcaaaaatataaatattttcataaagcCTAACATTTTTCTGTATCTAAAATACTGGGAACCTTGAAACTATGGAGGTGAAAACACCCTGGCCTACAATTTACTAGCAGTGGGTGACATAGTGGCTATTATAAAAGGTGGGcctttgagacatttgttccCAGTAGCATATGCCAGGATTACTGCTCCCGGTGTCACCAGATGCTTTTCCTGCCTTCCTACCTGGTGGCATGTGAGGTGGAGAATCTTCAAATGGCCTTCAAATGATGTCAAAGACTGGCTGACATTTGACTGATTTCTTaccattattgtttttttctgtaatgttGACAGCCAAGGCAAGATTAACAATATTCTTACCATTAATTAAAATCACCTCAGTGAGAGAACAGATGGCCAAACCCGTTAATCTGCGGTAATGCTCTTACTGTCACCACACATGTCTTAATCAAGCTGTGATTTGCATTAATCACCTGACTTAGGTGACAAACAAGTATAACTCCTGTGTTAGCCATGCTTTGTTTGTGGTTTAGTCCTCTGGTGACCTTATAGTGATGTAATTTATACTGAGGCAGTTGGCTCAAACACAACATAGGATATATgaagaaaatcacaaatgaaaaagtcatcacTACCTGTGTAGCTGCTGTTTTAATCATTGTGTTTGCGCTTTATTTTTagactgaaatgttttcatctaCAGCTCAGCTGTTACCTTAAACTTGTTGCAACACAAAGTGGTAAGTGCGTGATAAGATTAAAGCATAATCCTCTTAGTGGCAAACAACTAATTTGGCTAATAATTCTGCTTTACCTTTTGACTCCTCAGAGCCACAAAATCCTGGATTTCCACACCCAGCCAGCATGGGACTGTTGTGCTGAAGGCTTTGTGTGTCTGGTAATGGCAGAAAAGTATCTTACGTTTGATCCCCCTCTGGCTCGATGTTCATATGTTCAGCGTGATcgtgttttaaataaaatagagatagagagcagaaaaaataaCCAAGGAAGGAGAGGATAATGAGCGAGAGAGGCAACACTTCTTGTTTACACTCAACATCAGAAGATTTCTCACTCGATGCTGAGAATCACAAGTGAGGATGCAATGCTGTAGCACCTCTGAGATTAAGGATATTTAATTGTACTGGCCTGCTTAGCGTATAGCCCAGAATAACACTTAATTTGATGATTTGTGGCGAAAAAACATGCTTCAGCATTTGTGAGGAAAAAACACTTGTTGGTTTGAGGTCTTGTGGATTTGAAAACAAACTCGTAGCACTTCTGCTGTAATGTGATGCAACTGAAGCACGTTATAAGTTCAATAGACAAACACTGCAGCTATCCATGGCATGCATTATAAATTGACTTACTCTGCAGCATAGTGTTTAACAGTTTGTCATTATCTTGTGTTCACATTGCTTGGTATTCACACCAGGAATACAGCAGGCAACATtatctgaaaagaaaatatatttgtacatttagAATGCTAAATATGCCCTATTGTGCTTTTCTTATGGGACTTCTGTGCCACTCATGGATTTGACATAGCAAACACCATGTTCTAGCATAaatgtacttggtaccagaacacctgAGGCCAACGATCAATGGTTGCCTTGGTGGTCGTATCATCAGATCTGGTGGTTGGGGACATGAATCTTGAATTCGCCATGCTCAGAGTTGTGGTCAGTAGGTCGTCTGTGCTTGTCATGGGGGCCACCTGAGAACCTGGTGAGGAGgctgtcaagctgaagaagcAGGCTTGGTTgacccaggggtctcctgaacaGCACACAAGAGCGTCACCTTGAATGAAGcggggagatggagagaagaaTTGTTTCGGTGTCAGCAGTGATGTGAGCattgtggtgaagagggagctgaaCCGGAAGGCCAAAGCTATTGATTCACCGGTCAAGGTTTTTTCCAACCCTCATCTGGGTGGTTATGGTTAAAAGCTTTGggtaaagacagaaagaatGAGAGCGGCTGCAATGAGTTCCCTCTGTAGGGTGGCTGTGCTCACCCTAAGAGATGAGGTGAGGAGCTCTGATATCCTGAGGGAGCTTGGAATAGAGTCAGCTAAGTGGTTTAGAGGATGTGATCTGAATGATTTTCATTTGGAGGTTTTCCTGGCTTGTCCAAATGGTAGGAGACCTTGGGGTGGACCCAGAACACACTGGTAAGATTATATCACTCATCTACCTTGGAAACAGCTTGATATCCTCCAGGAGGAGCTGAAAAACGTTGCTGGGGAGACATCTGGACTACCTTCCTTTGCCTGCTGCCACTGCAACCTGGCACTGGATAAGTGTCAGAAATTGGATTGGATGGGTGGACATTTAGTATAAAAGCAAAATTGGGCTTGTATTACACCATAATTGTTTCAGGACAGAGCTACCCCATCTCCCCTGGCTGACACAGTATCACGTAGTATCTCTGGGCCCTGTGGCTGTCGTGTGCTTTTTCACACCTCCCTGTATGTGCCCTCTTGGGGGCTCAGACGGCTTTAACCTAAACTTTTGTGAGGTGTCAAGACCCTTTGAAGGCCCACAGACGGCTTTTAATCAGCAAAAGCTAATCACCCATATGGTTGACAACGGTCTGGTTGACTCATGCTCGTTTGTTATCACTATGGGAGCTGTTGCTAGtgagtgtgcctgtgtgtgtgtgtgtgtgtgtgtgtgtgtgtgtgtgtgtgtgtgtgtgtgtgtgtgtgtgtgtgtgtgtgtgtgtgtgtgtgtgtgtgaggtggaaGGGGGAATCATTCAATGCAGTTTATTCCCCTGACTTCTTTGTTCTTCTGACTTTGAAGACCATTGTTTTAGAACATTTGTTGAAAAGGGTACATTAAGTGCATTTGGGTGTTTATTACAGTGGATGGTCCTGATTATGGGGTTTTCCTCCAACATGGAGCTACACTGGTGTTCTATGTCTCATTAACATTGTGGGTGTCCAAACCAGTACACTAATCATATTGCACTTGTCTGactttgtgggtttttctttacAGCATTATACTTAAATTCCTCCTCCGCTATTTGAACAGATGAGAGAATGTAACTGGCTGCacgacagtcagagagagtTCTCCCTTCCTTTAttatgtaaatctttaaaaatgatctaagggcaatatttataatattattctgagagaaaaataaagaaatacatatttatggaTTCATAGTTCGGGTTTTATTGCACTTAAATGTCAGGGTAAGGCTTTTGATTACACAGTGTTTGATTATAAATAGTTGTATAGGAATTACAATGAAAGTAAACAGGCCCTAAGATCATCCATTATTAGATATCTTTCTCCAGTTTCCTATTTCACATTTCTCACTGCTTTTATCCAGTGGTGGAGTGTAACTaagtatattattaaaaacattagagaaatatattttatgttgctTATAACAGCTGACAATAATAGTTACTAATTAGCTGCTAGTTAGATGATACAGTAAAAATATGATACAAAGTTAAAGACCCAGAACAGTCATTTTGCATTATATGTtgatactttatgtacattttgttgATAGTCGttgtacttttaattaagtagagttttgaatgcaggatttttACTTGGAactgagtatttttacattgtggtattaaTCCTTATGCCTTACATTTTGAAGAAGTTTATCTACATTTAAGGTAACGATGGTGCTCATGGTAGTGACTACAATAGATGTTGTGACCGCTTGTTTACTCTTGCAGCAATTATGAGCTCATTTATCTcatttttccccctctgctttttgtttctctttccaCCTCAACTTTTACATTATCTCCTCTAACTGATAGACACAACTAATCACTCTTACATGCTTTTAATAGGTAGACTTCAGCTTCCTCTGATGGCACTGTAGTCCTATTACAGTTCCCTAAATGATTAAGTCAGTTAATTAATTGCCGTGTGCAGATTTATTTAAGTCACACTGATTTATCAGCCCGATTAAAGCCACACAATGAGTTCATCTCATAAACCATTTGCTCCCACAAAAGTGATCAGCAGTTTGCTGCAGAGCCAAACGTTCCCCTGTTGGTGCATGGACCACTGGCAGGCCATTGGTCGATGGGTGCAGGCTATTTGCATATACCGGGGCTTATAGTCCCACAGCAAAGTCAGAGTTGAACACAGTTGTGATCCGACCTGACATAGCACAGGTGGTGGACTCTTTGCATCATTTATGACTCTTTTTTAGCAGCACTTTGTAACCCCTCAACATGGGATTTTGCAAGATGGCAGGACTTGGGCTGTGCATGttgctttctttatttgtatactCTGCTCAGTGTACAACTACAAGGTATGTCACCTACGAAGAGGATGCACCCGGAACGGAGATAGGCAATCTGTCCCAAGATTTAAAGATTGATCCAGCTGATGACCCCGACACATCGTTCCGCTTCATGCAAGAAAACAACTCTTCCGCGATTGACATGAGGGAGATGGACGGACTCCTGAGCGTGTCGGAAACCATCGACAGAGAGCAGCTCTGCCCCAGGTCTCCTCGCTGCTTCATCAGCTTCGACGTCGTGGCCTTCTCCAAAGAAAAGTTTCAACTCATCCACGTGGAGATCGAAGTGAAAGACATCAACGACCACTCTCCTCATTTCCTGCGGAACGAGACACATCTGGAGATAGTGGAGAATGTCCCGCTGGACTCCAGATTCCCTCTGCAGATTGCTCTGGACCAGGACGTGGGTGAGAACTACATCCAGAGCTACAACATTTCAGCCTCCAGTCATTTTGCAGTTGAAGTGCGTAATCGGGATGATGGCGTGAAGTTCGCTGAGCTGGTGCTGGTGAGGGAGCTCGACAGGGAAGTGGAGGACTGCTTCACGATCCAAGTCACGGCCACGGACGGAGGAGTGCCTGCAAAGTCCGGGTCAATGGTTGTAACTATCAGCGTGCTGGACTTTAATGACAACAGCCCGACTTTTGAGCACAGCTCTCTGAAAGTTGAGCTGAATGAGGACTCCCCTGTTGGGCACAGGGTGCTCAAAGTGCATGCTTTTGACCCTGACGGCGGGTTGAACGGTGAGGTGACGTACGCCTTTGCTGACGGGCTATCCGCAGAAGCTGGCCGCCTTTTCCACGTCGACCCTTATTCCGGGGACGTGACCTTAAAGGCGCTGGTTGATTTTGAGAAAAGGAGGTCGTACGAGCTGAACATCAAAGCCTCAGATTCAGGCACTAACTCTGTCCCGTCCAGCTGCAAAGTTGTGATAGAGATCGTGGACGTGAATGACAACGCCCCTGAAATCAGCATCAAACCGATGACCTCCAGCAGTGATGGAGTCGCCTACATCACAGAAGCTGCGGCCACTGAGAGCTTCGTGGCTCTGATCAGCACCTCGGACAGAGACTCTGGCTCCAACGGGTACGTGCGCATCAGCCTGCTCGGGCACGAGCATTTCACCCTACAGCAGGCATACGGGGACTCCTTCATGATAATCACCAGCACTACTTTAGACAGAGAGAAGATCCCAGAGTATAACTTGACTGTGATTGCAGAGGACCTTGGAAGCCCGCCCTTCAAAACTGTCAGACAGTACACCATCCGTGTGACCGATGAGAATGACAACCCCCCTCTCTTCAGTAAGTCACTTTTTGAAGTTTCAGTCCTGGAAAATAACATTCCAGGTTCATATGTAACCACCGTTGTCGCTCGTGATCCTGATGTGGGAAAGAATGCCAAAGTGTCTTACAAACTCATAGATTCAGAGGTGCCAGGAGGATCTTCAATGTCCACTTATGTTTCTGTGGATTCACTCTCAGGCTCTTTGTACACTTTGAGGTCTTTTGATTATGAGACACTCCAGCAGATTGAGCTAGTCATCCAAGCTGAAGACAGAGGTTCCCCCTCTCTTTCAAGCACATCAACAATCAGAATTAAAGTCGTGGATCTGAATGACAATTATCCATACTTCACCTTCCCCGTCCTTGTAAACGACTCTGCTGATATCCCTCTGCCTTTTAATGCACCCACTGGCTATCTTGCCCTTCGCGTCTCAGCTGAAGACGAGGACGAGGGAGTGAATGGCGAGCTCTACTACCAAATTGTACAAGGTGACCCACAGCTCTTCACAATGAACAAAGACACTGGAGAAATTGCTTTGAAACAATGGCTGACTTCTGAAATTGGAGACGTGCTGGAAATGAAAGTCGCTGTGAGTGACAATGGCAGATCCCCGCTCGCTAGCAGTGCCACCATTAGGTTTGTCGTCTCAGACACGCAGCCCTCTGAAGACCAAGTTGTCATTGTGTTGCGGTCAAGTGATGAAGAAGGATCCGGTTTGGATGGCTCGCTAATTGTCATTATTATGCTCAGCGGGGGCTGTGCATTGTTGCTGATTGCAATAatggttgttgttgtgacatGCAAACTCAGCCGTGGAGGGAGAAGTCGTGGCTCCAAGAGAGAAGTGCATCACAGCCTGTTCGACGGAGGGCCCATGCCCATGCTCTGCTCAACAGAACCGAACATATACACCGGACAACAAGGCTTCTTCCACGagagaacctcctcctccttggcTGATTCCTGCCTGTATGAGGAGAGGAGTGGGGACTCAGAGAC
The Anoplopoma fimbria isolate UVic2021 breed Golden Eagle Sablefish chromosome 16, Afim_UVic_2022, whole genome shotgun sequence genome window above contains:
- the pcdh8 gene encoding protocadherin-8 — translated: MGFCKMAGLGLCMLLSLFVYSAQCTTTRYVTYEEDAPGTEIGNLSQDLKIDPADDPDTSFRFMQENNSSAIDMREMDGLLSVSETIDREQLCPRSPRCFISFDVVAFSKEKFQLIHVEIEVKDINDHSPHFLRNETHLEIVENVPLDSRFPLQIALDQDVGENYIQSYNISASSHFAVEVRNRDDGVKFAELVLVRELDREVEDCFTIQVTATDGGVPAKSGSMVVTISVLDFNDNSPTFEHSSLKVELNEDSPVGHRVLKVHAFDPDGGLNGEVTYAFADGLSAEAGRLFHVDPYSGDVTLKALVDFEKRRSYELNIKASDSGTNSVPSSCKVVIEIVDVNDNAPEISIKPMTSSSDGVAYITEAAATESFVALISTSDRDSGSNGYVRISLLGHEHFTLQQAYGDSFMIITSTTLDREKIPEYNLTVIAEDLGSPPFKTVRQYTIRVTDENDNPPLFSKSLFEVSVLENNIPGSYVTTVVARDPDVGKNAKVSYKLIDSEVPGGSSMSTYVSVDSLSGSLYTLRSFDYETLQQIELVIQAEDRGSPSLSSTSTIRIKVVDLNDNYPYFTFPVLVNDSADIPLPFNAPTGYLALRVSAEDEDEGVNGELYYQIVQGDPQLFTMNKDTGEIALKQWLTSEIGDVLEMKVAVSDNGRSPLASSATIRFVVSDTQPSEDQVVIVLRSSDEEGSGLDGSLIVIIMLSGGCALLLIAIMVVVVTCKLSRGGRSRGSKREVHHSLFDGGPMPMLCSTEPNIYTGQQGFFHERTSSSLADSCLYEERSGDSETKMFLPSKHFQATSVWQGDKFCLQVSGIGNSDQLSVKDSGKGDSDFNDSDSDISGDGGKKNFSTFQPRLKSSSSTANSLSGDCQSMYSAVPPQSFRGPRDNAYTIGFSPVPVFNNPHGYPHFWKDSGYGTNRQKLRSSMQTWTGTLPSYFHEQQREAGVEGLEIHNQSPSIVTVATESEVATIF